In Deinococcus maricopensis DSM 21211, one genomic interval encodes:
- a CDS encoding GGDEF domain-containing protein, whose translation MSPTFLDTLTGLPTRSDFQHDLRTHLHEGACTLILCDLDHLKLINDTFGHRAGDDALRDLGLTLTAHLPAGWHAYRLSGDEFALLTRAPLADVPAWAATLLNALAARPHPLRVSMGAAHAPQHTPPDTLFDDADRRLYSAKRGGRGRAVIDDAPHTPPPRSRGACSNATTHTRTPPRS comes from the coding sequence GTGTCACCGACCTTCCTGGACACCCTCACGGGCCTGCCCACCCGGTCGGACTTCCAACACGATCTGCGCACCCACCTGCACGAGGGCGCCTGCACCCTGATCCTGTGCGACCTCGACCACCTCAAACTCATCAACGACACCTTCGGCCACCGCGCCGGGGACGACGCCCTGCGCGACCTCGGCCTCACCCTCACCGCGCACCTCCCCGCCGGCTGGCACGCCTACCGCCTCAGCGGCGACGAGTTCGCGCTGCTCACCCGCGCGCCCCTCGCCGACGTTCCCGCCTGGGCCGCCACGCTCCTGAACGCCCTGGCCGCGCGCCCACACCCGCTGCGCGTCAGCATGGGCGCCGCGCACGCCCCACAGCACACCCCGCCCGACACCCTGTTCGACGACGCCGACCGCCGCCTGTACAGCGCCAAACGCGGCGGCCGCGGACGCGCCGTCATCGACGACGCCCCCCACACCCCCCCGCCACGCAGCCGGGGCGCCTGCTCGAACGCGACGACGCACACACGCACGCCGCCACGTTCCTGA
- a CDS encoding HepT-like ribonuclease domain-containing protein, which translates to MTIPGPRLALIAALLRERAADVRALGVRRVRVFGSVARAEATAASDVDVLVEFAEPAGLLTLVRAEAWFEGALGYRTDTVTEGALKSALRGDVLADAVDPLTGEAPGAAPRRKRWRWRAAEMLDAIDRAERYTDGLTLAAFRASDLHVDAVLRQLIRLGETSKFVPDTVRVFYPDVPWADLRAMRNLIAHDYFGVDVALVWHTARVELPALRPALRPLVAPDDA; encoded by the coding sequence ATGACGATTCCCGGCCCGCGCCTCGCCCTGATCGCCGCGCTGCTCCGCGAGCGGGCGGCGGACGTGCGCGCCCTCGGGGTGCGCCGCGTGCGGGTATTCGGGTCGGTGGCGCGCGCGGAGGCGACAGCCGCGTCGGACGTGGACGTCCTCGTGGAGTTCGCGGAGCCGGCCGGGCTGCTGACGCTGGTGCGCGCCGAGGCGTGGTTCGAGGGCGCGCTCGGGTACCGCACGGACACCGTCACCGAAGGGGCCCTGAAGTCCGCGTTGCGCGGGGACGTCCTCGCGGACGCCGTCGACCCGCTCACGGGGGAGGCGCCGGGGGCCGCGCCGCGCCGGAAGCGCTGGCGGTGGCGCGCCGCGGAAATGCTGGACGCGATCGACCGCGCGGAGCGGTACACGGACGGATTGACGCTGGCGGCGTTCCGCGCGTCGGACCTGCACGTGGACGCGGTGCTCCGGCAGCTGATCCGGCTGGGGGAGACCAGCAAGTTCGTGCCGGACACCGTGCGGGTGTTCTACCCGGACGTGCCGTGGGCGGACCTGCGCGCCATGCGGAACCTGATCGCGCACGACTACTTCGGCGTGGACGTGGCGCTGGTGTGGCACACCGCCCGCGTGGAACTGCCGGCGCTGCGCCCGGCCCTGCGCCCGCTGGTGGCGCCGGACGACGCCTGA
- a CDS encoding transporter substrate-binding domain-containing protein, with translation MRHQRTLMIAALALITSASAATLEKGVLKIGMEGTYPPFTYKDEQNQLVGFDVDIAKAVAAKLGLKTEFVLTEWSGILAGLQANKYDVIVNQVGVTAERQKSIAFSTPYAYSSAQIIVRKNDNAAYKTLASLKGKRVGVGLGSNYEKMLRDAGGINVVTYPGASEYLRDLAVGRLDAALNDRLMVGYFAKSQNLPVKGAGVIEDPQAIAIALKKTNTDLKAKIDRALLQLKADGTYAKISRKWFGQDVSKK, from the coding sequence ATGCGTCACCAACGCACCCTGATGATCGCCGCGCTCGCCCTCATCACCAGCGCCAGCGCCGCCACCCTCGAAAAAGGCGTCCTGAAAATCGGCATGGAAGGCACCTACCCGCCTTTCACCTACAAAGACGAACAAAACCAGCTCGTCGGCTTCGACGTCGACATCGCCAAAGCGGTCGCTGCGAAACTCGGCCTGAAAACCGAATTCGTCCTCACCGAATGGAGCGGCATCCTCGCCGGCCTCCAGGCGAACAAGTACGACGTCATCGTCAACCAAGTGGGCGTGACCGCCGAACGCCAGAAAAGCATCGCGTTCAGCACCCCCTACGCCTACAGCAGCGCGCAGATCATCGTCCGCAAGAACGACAACGCCGCGTACAAGACCCTCGCGTCCCTCAAAGGCAAACGCGTCGGTGTGGGCCTCGGCAGCAACTACGAGAAGATGCTGCGTGACGCCGGCGGCATCAACGTCGTCACGTACCCCGGCGCCAGCGAGTACCTGCGTGACCTTGCCGTCGGCCGCCTCGACGCCGCCCTCAACGACCGCCTGATGGTCGGCTACTTCGCCAAGAGCCAGAACCTCCCGGTCAAGGGCGCGGGCGTCATCGAGGACCCCCAGGCCATCGCCATCGCCCTCAAGAAGACCAACACGGACCTCAAAGCCAAGATCGACCGCGCGCTGCTGCAGCTCAAGGCCGACGGCACGTACGCCAAAATCAGCCGCAAATGGTTCGGGCAGGACGTCAGCAAGAAATAA
- a CDS encoding HAD family hydrolase, with amino-acid sequence MTGLPRLIATDLDGTLLRPDGTVSARTRAALDALRAHGVLVVPVTARQPRGLRLLQADAGFDGYALCGNGAHGLHLRTGEVLFEAHLSADTARALVAALHARVPDALCVSIRDAGETFVAQRGYEQLAVFSDHKRHPHDMTLTDALGVTDAPSLKLILRHATLDPRALMAEVRALGVRGFEMTHSGAPFLEVMAPGVTKAWGVAQLCTHLGFGAADVLAFGDAANDVELLTWAGTGVAMGNAHPEARAAADAVTGTNAEDGVAVYLERLLAQAGAFARA; translated from the coding sequence ATGACCGGCCTGCCCCGCCTGATCGCGACGGACCTTGACGGGACGCTGCTGCGTCCCGACGGCACGGTGAGTGCCCGGACGCGCGCCGCGCTGGACGCCCTGCGCGCCCACGGCGTGCTCGTCGTGCCGGTCACGGCGCGGCAGCCGCGTGGCCTGCGGCTCCTGCAGGCCGACGCGGGCTTCGACGGGTACGCGCTGTGCGGGAACGGCGCGCACGGCCTGCACCTGCGCACCGGCGAGGTGCTGTTCGAGGCGCACCTGAGCGCCGACACGGCCCGCGCCCTCGTGGCGGCCCTGCATGCGCGCGTGCCGGACGCGCTGTGCGTCAGCATCCGCGACGCCGGGGAAACGTTCGTCGCCCAGCGCGGGTACGAGCAGCTCGCGGTGTTCAGCGACCATAAACGCCACCCGCACGACATGACCCTCACGGACGCGCTCGGCGTGACGGACGCGCCCAGCCTGAAGCTGATCCTTCGGCACGCCACCCTCGACCCGCGCGCCCTGATGGCCGAGGTGCGCGCGCTGGGCGTGCGCGGCTTCGAGATGACGCACAGCGGCGCGCCGTTCCTGGAGGTCATGGCGCCCGGCGTGACGAAGGCGTGGGGGGTGGCGCAGCTGTGCACGCACCTGGGGTTCGGCGCGGCGGACGTCCTCGCGTTCGGGGACGCCGCGAACGACGTGGAGCTGCTCACGTGGGCGGGCACGGGCGTCGCCATGGGGAACGCGCACCCGGAAGCGCGCGCCGCGGCCGACGCCGTCACCGGCACGAACGCGGAGGACGGCGTCGCCGTATACCTGGAGCGCCTGCTCGCACAGGCAGGCGCGTTCGCGCGGGCCTGA
- a CDS encoding response regulator, giving the protein MIRVALVEDQTLVRQGLRSMLDLAGDMQVIGEAEDGVQATERLPELRPDVVLLDLRMPHLDGLGVLQRLSAHGTLPPTLVLTTFDDDELILECVQAGARGYLLKDVALPQLLQAIRTVAGGGRWLQPAVTQRVLRGLEAFRPAAEPFTPCDAVTLTDRECDVLRLLAGGYSNREIAGALRTTEGTVKSYVSNVLSKLGVRDRTRAVLKALELGVL; this is encoded by the coding sequence GTGATTCGCGTCGCGCTCGTCGAGGACCAGACGCTCGTCCGTCAGGGCCTGCGCAGCATGTTGGACCTCGCCGGCGACATGCAGGTCATCGGTGAGGCCGAGGACGGCGTGCAGGCTACCGAGCGCCTCCCGGAGCTGCGCCCGGACGTCGTCCTGCTCGACCTGCGCATGCCGCACCTCGACGGCCTCGGTGTCCTGCAGCGCCTCAGCGCCCATGGCACCCTGCCGCCCACGCTGGTCCTCACGACCTTCGACGACGACGAACTGATCCTGGAGTGCGTGCAGGCGGGCGCGCGCGGCTACCTGCTCAAGGACGTCGCCCTGCCGCAGCTCCTCCAAGCGATCCGCACCGTCGCGGGCGGCGGACGCTGGCTGCAACCCGCCGTGACGCAACGCGTTCTGCGCGGCCTCGAGGCGTTCCGACCCGCCGCGGAACCCTTCACGCCGTGCGACGCCGTGACGCTCACGGACCGCGAGTGCGACGTGCTGCGCCTGCTCGCGGGCGGGTACAGCAACCGCGAGATTGCGGGCGCGCTGCGCACCACCGAAGGCACCGTGAAAAGTTACGTTTCGAACGTCCTCTCGAAACTCGGTGTCCGCGACCGCACCCGCGCGGTCCTGAAAGCCCTCGAGCTCGGCGTGCTGTAA
- a CDS encoding 4'-phosphopantetheinyl transferase superfamily protein, giving the protein MIVAVGHDLIEIERIRGLLSREGARANKLFAPTELAYAARFADPAPSLAARFAAKEAFQKVWPRPHGWQDVWVERDRTPDGPFPFSPPTLGFAPVIAQEMRERGWVAHLTLTHTNEHASAVVVLEARA; this is encoded by the coding sequence GTGATCGTCGCTGTCGGCCATGACCTGATTGAGATCGAACGCATCCGCGGCCTGCTGTCGCGGGAGGGCGCGCGCGCGAACAAGCTGTTCGCGCCGACCGAACTGGCGTACGCCGCGCGCTTCGCGGACCCCGCGCCGAGTCTCGCGGCACGCTTCGCGGCCAAGGAGGCGTTCCAGAAGGTCTGGCCGCGCCCGCATGGCTGGCAGGACGTGTGGGTCGAGCGGGACCGCACGCCCGACGGGCCGTTTCCGTTCTCGCCGCCCACGCTCGGCTTCGCGCCCGTGATTGCGCAGGAGATGCGCGAGCGCGGCTGGGTCGCGCACCTCACGCTGACGCACACGAACGAGCACGCGTCGGCGGTGGTGGTGCTGGAGGCGCGCGCATGA
- the wrbA gene encoding NAD(P)H:quinone oxidoreductase codes for MTPIKLAIVYYSTYGTNHAMAEAAAQAAREAGAEVRVLKVRETAPQDVINTQDAWLAQQERTAHIDEATPADMEWADAYLFSSPTRFGGTASQIRAFIDTLGGLWATGKLANKTFSAMTSAQNPNGGQETTLQTLYVTAMHWGTIIVPPGYTDPVIFASGGNPYGASVTATGGALSEQDLASIQHQARRLVQVTQQLKGQAQ; via the coding sequence ATGACCCCCATCAAACTCGCCATCGTCTACTACAGCACCTACGGCACCAACCACGCCATGGCCGAAGCCGCCGCCCAGGCCGCCCGCGAAGCCGGCGCAGAAGTGCGCGTCCTGAAAGTCCGCGAGACCGCCCCGCAGGACGTCATCAACACCCAGGACGCCTGGCTCGCGCAGCAGGAACGCACCGCGCACATCGACGAAGCCACCCCCGCCGACATGGAATGGGCCGACGCCTACCTGTTCAGCAGCCCCACCCGCTTTGGCGGCACCGCCAGCCAGATCCGCGCGTTCATCGACACGCTCGGCGGCCTGTGGGCCACCGGTAAACTCGCCAACAAAACCTTCAGCGCCATGACCAGCGCCCAGAACCCCAACGGCGGCCAGGAAACCACCCTGCAGACCCTCTACGTCACCGCCATGCACTGGGGCACCATCATCGTCCCCCCCGGCTACACCGACCCGGTCATCTTCGCGTCCGGCGGGAACCCCTACGGCGCCAGCGTTACCGCCACCGGCGGCGCCCTCAGCGAGCAGGACCTCGCCAGCATCCAGCACCAGGCGCGCCGCCTCGTGCAGGTCACGCAGCAGCTCAAAGGCCAGGCGCAGTAA
- a CDS encoding amino acid ABC transporter permease has product MNITQSMIDALPVLLTGARITVLYAVGAMLLGLPLAFLVALGRSAPWPPVRWLLDLYVSFIRGTPLLVQIFVLYYGLPGLGVTLDPVTSGVAALSLNVAAYMSVTIRASLDAVGRGQREAARSLGLSSSQTMRFVVLPQALRIGLPSLMNSLIGLIKDTSLVSVITVTELLRSAQLVIARTFEPFGPYLAAALIYWLISSLLGLVQSRLERRLHRPGPA; this is encoded by the coding sequence GTGAACATCACCCAGAGCATGATCGACGCCCTGCCCGTCCTGCTGACCGGCGCGCGCATCACCGTGCTGTACGCCGTCGGCGCCATGCTGCTCGGCCTGCCGCTCGCCTTCCTCGTGGCCCTCGGCCGCTCCGCGCCGTGGCCGCCCGTGCGGTGGCTGCTGGACCTCTACGTGTCCTTCATTCGCGGCACGCCCCTGCTGGTGCAGATCTTCGTGCTGTACTACGGCCTGCCAGGCCTCGGCGTGACCCTCGACCCGGTCACGAGCGGCGTCGCGGCCCTCAGCCTGAACGTTGCCGCGTACATGAGCGTCACCATCCGCGCGTCCCTTGACGCCGTCGGCCGCGGGCAGCGCGAGGCCGCACGCAGCCTCGGCCTGAGCAGCAGCCAGACCATGCGCTTCGTGGTGCTGCCGCAGGCGCTGCGCATCGGGCTGCCCAGCCTCATGAACAGCCTGATCGGCCTGATCAAGGACACGTCGCTGGTGTCGGTCATCACTGTCACGGAACTGCTGCGCAGTGCCCAGCTCGTGATTGCGCGGACGTTCGAGCCGTTCGGGCCGTACCTCGCGGCGGCGCTGATCTACTGGCTGATCAGCAGCCTGCTCGGGTTGGTGCAGAGCCGCCTGGAGCGCCGCCTGCACCGCCCTGGGCCCGCCTGA
- a CDS encoding sensor histidine kinase, whose product MPELPTPNAELRTIIRWTGLATWVAVIAQALLALPAKPGRLTPDEVLPWTLCLLGFAGVFLLATRPWRGRAAHLTPLTLISVEVLLALLANHIFNGNSLLSGLLLVTAAQVGLLLRLGHSLLWVLAQTAGLAAVLLGNWPALDAWAYTSGMLCFQGFAVASARVAAREVQARHQLAAVVRELRATRQRLADASRNAERLHIARELHDLLGHHLTALTMNLEVAAYITQEDQTRTHVMRAQALAKLLLGDVREAVQSMRDRAALDFRSELTLLTDAVSTVQVIVEYPDGLPEPDDVRKQVLLRCVQEVLTNTVRHAGADHLWLTFTDTPGGLEFRARDNGRGAATLRLGCGLRGMRERLEAIGGHLNIETLAGRGLRLHATLPHRLEHP is encoded by the coding sequence ATGCCCGAACTGCCCACGCCCAACGCCGAACTCCGCACCATCATCCGCTGGACGGGCCTGGCCACCTGGGTCGCCGTCATTGCGCAGGCCCTCCTCGCCCTGCCCGCCAAACCCGGCCGCCTCACCCCGGACGAAGTCCTCCCCTGGACCCTGTGCCTGCTCGGCTTCGCCGGCGTCTTCCTGCTCGCCACCCGGCCCTGGCGTGGCCGCGCCGCGCACCTCACCCCCCTCACGCTCATCAGCGTCGAAGTGCTCCTCGCGCTGCTCGCCAACCACATCTTCAACGGCAACAGCCTCCTGTCCGGCCTGCTGCTCGTTACCGCCGCGCAGGTGGGCCTGCTGCTCCGCCTCGGCCACTCGCTGCTGTGGGTGCTCGCGCAGACCGCCGGCCTCGCCGCCGTCCTCCTCGGCAACTGGCCCGCCCTGGACGCGTGGGCGTACACCAGCGGCATGCTGTGCTTCCAGGGCTTCGCGGTCGCCAGTGCCCGCGTCGCCGCCCGTGAGGTGCAGGCCCGTCACCAGCTCGCCGCCGTCGTCCGCGAACTCCGCGCGACCCGTCAGCGCCTCGCCGACGCCAGCCGCAACGCCGAGCGCCTGCACATCGCCCGCGAACTCCACGACCTGCTCGGCCACCACCTCACCGCCCTCACCATGAACCTCGAAGTGGCCGCGTACATCACCCAGGAGGACCAGACGCGCACGCACGTCATGCGCGCCCAGGCCCTCGCGAAACTCCTGCTCGGCGACGTCCGCGAAGCCGTGCAGTCCATGCGGGACCGCGCCGCCCTCGACTTCCGCAGCGAACTCACCCTCCTGACCGACGCCGTCTCCACCGTGCAGGTCATCGTCGAGTACCCGGACGGCCTGCCCGAACCGGACGACGTCCGCAAACAGGTCCTGCTCCGCTGCGTGCAGGAGGTCCTCACGAACACCGTCCGGCACGCAGGCGCGGATCACCTGTGGCTCACGTTCACCGACACGCCCGGCGGCCTGGAGTTCCGCGCGCGCGACAACGGCCGCGGCGCCGCCACCCTCCGGCTCGGCTGCGGCCTGCGCGGCATGCGTGAACGCCTCGAAGCCATCGGCGGGCATCTGAACATCGAAACGCTCGCCGGTCGCGGCCTGCGCCTGCACGCCACCCTCCCACACCGCCTGGAGCACCCGTGA
- a CDS encoding ATP-binding protein — protein sequence MLAQACGYVTVRVPGHDVSARREGGAWAHATWNGEPQSAPPEALLERLRPGDRLAVILDTPERFDPHTRALLGPLLARADATITGSATPAAAPTPGPRTVILAPLSAQGARSLAEARAGRALATPVHTWLAARAAHLPGPLITWTDALLLEAHLRRLDPDDLPTEPDPAWEAAVAQHVTLAARALPHLPYLYGRAHELRAARDVLHRQPILTFTGPSGRGKTRLALQLAGEARPDFPGGVHVVSLAGVPSTDVALVRIAEALLGTPPPSADAASVARLLARRPTLLVLDAPEGHLLSAPLLEHLHHLSPSMRLIVTASTALGARGEALLPVPPLLPAAVRAALHDQTRDEPAPDEADLARLVDLIGGEPFTLELAVPLVVTLGARGAAQHLERVPPADRAPVTSLWRQLGTHEQRVLTALATFDGPFHPQWAERVAQASTFLLSALIHHRHLHAVGGGLYRYPGALHTFARAQLHHQPAWRARVQGRVLREVQATLRAAPTGTPAWFAALDAAYPTVRSALGGLLAHPPAAPTLSEALVDLTTYRVARGHLYDAREDLRRALRAEPPDAPRLQLALATVLQHLGDHEAAQATATALRDAAERAGNPALTAHALIVEGRVLHRRSRYPESRARFEQALGLARALRDVPLAVRALDGVARSALYFGALDAARQAAARTVRHAERLGAPLLLADALNTAALVATDERDLPRARELFTRALALHAAYDGVTGLTLNRTGLAWVMLLSGDHRGSAALSRLVLRQAQDTGSAWEVANALVNFGHATARAGQLDVARRAHLEAARLAQRCDAPSVLAEALGGVADVLARLGQRGAARTVFGVARVHPGANAEFRQFFAPLRVELRGVPPETPDADVQALCAEVRGARRGRAQASTT from the coding sequence GTGCTCGCGCAGGCCTGCGGATACGTCACCGTCCGGGTCCCCGGGCACGACGTCAGCGCCCGCCGCGAAGGCGGCGCGTGGGCGCACGCCACCTGGAACGGCGAACCCCAGAGCGCCCCGCCCGAAGCCCTTCTTGAGCGCCTGCGGCCCGGCGATCGCCTCGCCGTCATCCTCGACACGCCTGAACGCTTCGACCCGCACACCCGCGCGCTGCTCGGCCCGCTGCTCGCCCGCGCGGACGCCACCATCACGGGCAGCGCCACTCCCGCTGCGGCACCCACGCCCGGCCCGCGCACCGTGATCCTCGCGCCGCTCAGCGCCCAGGGCGCCCGCAGCCTCGCGGAGGCGCGTGCAGGCCGCGCGCTCGCCACGCCCGTGCACACCTGGCTGGCCGCGCGGGCCGCGCACCTGCCCGGCCCACTCATCACCTGGACCGACGCGCTGCTGCTCGAAGCGCACCTGCGCCGCCTCGACCCGGACGATCTGCCCACCGAACCGGACCCCGCCTGGGAAGCCGCCGTGGCGCAACACGTCACCCTCGCCGCCCGCGCCCTCCCACACCTTCCGTACCTGTACGGCCGCGCGCACGAACTGCGCGCCGCGCGCGACGTCCTGCACCGCCAGCCCATCCTGACCTTCACCGGCCCGAGCGGCCGCGGGAAAACCCGCCTGGCCCTGCAGCTCGCCGGCGAGGCCCGCCCGGACTTCCCCGGGGGCGTGCACGTGGTCTCGCTGGCGGGCGTGCCGTCCACGGACGTCGCGCTGGTGCGCATCGCCGAGGCGCTGCTCGGCACGCCCCCGCCAAGCGCCGACGCCGCCAGCGTCGCCCGCCTGCTCGCGCGCCGCCCGACGCTGCTGGTCCTCGACGCGCCCGAAGGGCACCTGCTGAGTGCCCCCCTGCTCGAACACCTCCACCACCTCAGCCCCTCCATGCGCCTGATTGTGACGGCGTCCACCGCGCTCGGCGCGCGCGGCGAGGCACTCCTGCCGGTCCCGCCTCTCCTGCCCGCCGCGGTGCGCGCGGCCCTGCACGACCAGACCCGGGACGAGCCCGCGCCCGACGAGGCCGACCTCGCCCGCCTGGTGGACCTGATCGGCGGTGAGCCCTTCACGCTGGAACTCGCGGTGCCGCTCGTGGTGACGCTCGGCGCGCGCGGCGCCGCCCAGCACCTGGAGCGCGTCCCACCCGCGGACCGCGCGCCCGTCACGTCCCTGTGGCGGCAGCTCGGCACGCACGAGCAACGCGTCCTCACCGCCCTCGCGACGTTCGACGGGCCGTTCCACCCGCAGTGGGCCGAGCGGGTCGCGCAGGCCAGCACCTTCCTGCTGTCCGCGCTGATTCACCACCGGCACCTGCACGCGGTCGGCGGCGGCCTGTACCGCTACCCGGGCGCACTGCACACCTTCGCGCGCGCGCAACTGCACCACCAACCCGCCTGGCGCGCCCGCGTGCAGGGCCGCGTGTTGCGCGAGGTGCAGGCGACGCTGCGCGCCGCGCCCACCGGCACGCCCGCGTGGTTCGCAGCCCTCGACGCTGCCTACCCGACGGTGCGTTCCGCTCTCGGCGGGCTGCTCGCGCACCCGCCCGCGGCGCCCACCCTCAGTGAGGCGCTGGTGGACCTCACCACGTACCGCGTGGCGCGCGGGCACCTGTATGACGCCCGCGAGGACCTGCGCCGCGCGCTGCGCGCCGAGCCGCCGGACGCCCCGCGCCTGCAGCTCGCGCTCGCGACCGTGCTGCAGCACCTCGGGGACCACGAGGCGGCGCAGGCGACGGCAACAGCGCTGCGGGACGCGGCGGAGCGCGCGGGCAACCCAGCGCTCACGGCGCACGCCCTGATCGTGGAAGGCCGGGTCCTGCACCGCCGCAGCCGCTACCCGGAGAGCCGGGCGCGGTTCGAGCAGGCGCTGGGGCTGGCGCGGGCACTGCGGGACGTACCGCTCGCGGTGCGGGCGTTGGACGGCGTGGCTCGCAGCGCGCTGTACTTCGGGGCGCTGGACGCCGCGCGGCAGGCGGCGGCGCGCACGGTGCGGCACGCGGAGCGGCTGGGCGCACCGCTGCTGCTCGCGGACGCGCTGAACACGGCCGCGCTCGTCGCGACGGACGAGCGTGACCTTCCGCGCGCCCGTGAGCTGTTCACGCGGGCGCTCGCGCTGCACGCGGCGTACGACGGCGTGACTGGTCTGACCCTGAACCGCACGGGCCTGGCGTGGGTGATGCTGCTGAGCGGGGACCACAGAGGCAGCGCGGCCCTGAGCCGATTGGTGCTGCGGCAGGCGCAGGACACCGGGAGTGCCTGGGAGGTCGCCAATGCGCTCGTGAATTTCGGGCATGCGACGGCACGGGCCGGGCAGCTGGACGTGGCGAGGCGCGCGCACCTGGAGGCGGCGCGTCTCGCGCAGCGCTGCGACGCGCCGTCAGTGCTGGCCGAGGCACTGGGCGGCGTGGCGGACGTGCTGGCGCGGCTAGGGCAGCGGGGTGCGGCGCGCACGGTGTTCGGGGTGGCGCGCGTGCATCCGGGGGCGAATGCGGAGTTCCGGCAGTTCTTCGCGCCGTTGCGGGTGGAGTTGCGGGGGGTGCCGCCGGAAACGCCTGACGCAGACGTGCAGGCGTTGTGTGCGGAGGTGCGGGGGGCCCGGCGGGGCCGCGCGCAGGCCTCCACAACCTGA
- a CDS encoding class I SAM-dependent RNA methyltransferase — MPAVTLKIEKLVAGGLGLARDEHGVLLVRGALPGETVRADVREAKGVRQGRVVDVLEASADRVRAPDMPTVDLAHATYAAQLRFKRDFVAEALTRIAKLEHAVGETVPSPRAWAYRNGAQYLVTPRGLAYRERRGHEPLTFTRDPLVMEAVQDVTVRVDAALLAPATEVAFRASRDTGEVVAALIGAGRPAEHLRAADHLMDAGVVGVSLAQPAGRRFSAGVKLIAGEGEVRDHFGRVTLSVSATGFAQVNPEAAGLAYGRAAELAGRGRIALDLYGGSGAIGRHLAGQFERVVVVDVAQEALARGRRDAQLEGLRNVSFRHVHDAAFPDADVIVVDPPRAGLDAATRDGIDGSVAGRLVYVSCDPATWARDVGDLVRRGWRLGEVTPHDFYPQTSHVEVVSVLSRG; from the coding sequence ATGCCTGCGGTGACGCTCAAGATTGAAAAACTCGTGGCGGGCGGCCTCGGCCTCGCTCGGGATGAGCACGGCGTGCTGCTGGTGCGCGGCGCCCTGCCGGGCGAGACGGTCCGCGCGGACGTCCGCGAAGCCAAAGGGGTGCGGCAGGGCCGCGTGGTGGACGTGCTGGAGGCCAGCGCGGACCGCGTGCGCGCGCCGGACATGCCGACGGTGGACCTCGCGCACGCCACGTACGCGGCGCAGCTGCGCTTCAAGCGGGATTTCGTGGCGGAGGCGCTCACGCGCATCGCGAAGCTGGAGCACGCGGTGGGGGAGACGGTGCCGAGTCCGCGCGCGTGGGCGTACCGGAACGGCGCGCAGTACCTCGTGACGCCGCGTGGTCTGGCGTACCGGGAGCGGCGTGGGCATGAACCGCTGACGTTCACGCGTGACCCGCTGGTGATGGAGGCGGTGCAGGACGTGACGGTGCGGGTGGACGCGGCGTTGCTCGCGCCGGCCACGGAGGTGGCGTTCCGCGCGAGTCGCGATACCGGTGAGGTGGTGGCGGCGCTGATCGGCGCGGGTCGCCCGGCGGAGCACCTGCGCGCGGCGGATCACCTGATGGACGCGGGCGTGGTGGGCGTGAGTCTGGCGCAGCCGGCGGGGCGGCGGTTCAGTGCGGGCGTGAAGTTGATTGCGGGTGAGGGGGAGGTTCGGGATCATTTCGGGCGGGTGACGTTGAGCGTGAGCGCGACAGGGTTTGCGCAGGTGAATCCGGAGGCGGCGGGGTTGGCGTACGGGCGCGCGGCGGAGTTGGCGGGGCGCGGGCGAATTGCGCTGGACCTGTACGGTGGGAGTGGCGCGATCGGGCGGCACCTGGCGGGGCAGTTCGAGCGGGTGGTGGTGGTGGATGTGGCGCAGGAGGCGTTGGCGCGTGGGCGGCGGGACGCGCAGTTGGAGGGGTTGCGGAACGTGTCGTTCCGGCACGTGCATGATGCGGCGTTCCCGGACGCGGACGTGATTGTGGTGGATCCGCCGCGTGCGGGGTTGGACGCGGCGACGCGGGACGGCATTGATGGGAGTGTGGCGGGTCGTTTGGTGTACGTGAGTTGTGATCCGGCGACGTGGGCGCGTGATGTGGGGGATCTGGTGCGGCGGGGGTGGCGTTTGGGTGAGGTGACGCCGCATGATTTCTACCCGCAGACGAGTCACGTGGAGGTCGTGAGTGTGTTGTCGCGTGGGTAG